The proteins below come from a single Eucalyptus grandis isolate ANBG69807.140 chromosome 3, ASM1654582v1, whole genome shotgun sequence genomic window:
- the LOC104439542 gene encoding disease resistance protein RPV1-like isoform X4 yields MSNIRFLRLDQANLEGNFEWRLSSLRWLHWQGCPRHLLAEKLDLTELVVLDLSWSKVSDKWNGWSEIKKAKKLRVLNLTGCYDMIRTPDLSHYKCLERLNLERCIRLVEIGSSVKILERLVSLNLRSCIELNKLPEELGSLISLEEILIDGTAIQEIPASIGHLQKLRRFSACNCLSLIQLPDSISHVKSPRVLALHGTKITKLPLSGKLEALQHLSINHCRSILKLPLSLGTLASLIELDLSSTAIVELPSTINELYLLRVLKIDFTFVRELPCAIWTLKRLEELHASRCRSLDGEISKDIKDLSALRVLRLGYSRIRGLPDSISRLPNLQMLDLLHCDKLHRVPKLPPTLISLSVSSKLMDTIPKIGSLVKLGELFLVDGSQELVLPDQSQIEAKGHTYLELGSLLELKILQLSMLKIQLLPVGLDLLRKLTKLSLCCIHLKKLPWLPPGLFTLSLCQYKSGTGLLNLSYLELLSEFELFDCAVKKVQGLGKFKSLRVFRISHCNLQQLDELEKLIFLASLNVSYCQSLERLPDLSKLKKLKDIKIKGCPKIRDIKSLEHLHSFKKPTSAIIETESSSEVLSQVEFSKPANTKHSSIQGVKCKDKEAKSSDSVKSITETMGASSNLQNSPSVAGSSTTWHRVKAVASKFSCQMISRTKPTHSFPH; encoded by the exons ATGTCGAACATAAGATTCCTTCGATTGGATCAGGCGAACCTCGAAGGAAATTTTGAGTGGCGTCTGTCAAGTTTAAGATGGCTCCATTGGCAGGGTTGTCCTCGGCATCTTCTTGCTGAAAAATTGGATTTGACGGAGTTGGTTGTTCTAGATCTTTCTTGGAGCAAGGTCAGTGACAAATGGAATGGTTGGAGTGAAATCAAG AAAGCcaagaaattgagagttttGAACCTCACCGGCTGTTATGATATGATCAGAACTCCAGACTTATCTCATTACAAATGTTTAGAGagattgaatcttgaaaggtGCATTCGATTGGTTGAAATCGGTTCATCGGTAAAAATTCTGGAGAGGTTGGTTTCACTGAACTTGAGGTCTTGTATTGAACTCAATAAGTTGCCTGAAGAGCTGGGTTCCCTCATATCCTTGGAAGAGATTCTTATAGATGGAACTGCTATTCAAGAAATTCCTGCCTCCATCGGTCATTTGCAAAAGCTTAGAAGATTCAGTGCCTGCAACTGTCTTTCATTGATTCAGCTACCCGATTCAATTAGCCATGTAAAATCGCCGAGAGTCCTTGCACTACATGGTACCAAAATAACTAAACTTCCCCTATCTGGAAAGTTAGAAGCGCTACAACACTTGTCAATAAATCATTGTAGGTCGATATTGAAGTTACCATTGTCCTTGGGGACCTTGGCTTCATTGATCGAACTTGATCTATCAAGCACTGCAATTGTCGAATTACCTAGTACTATCAATGAGTTATACCTTTTAAGAGTGctcaaaattgattttacttTTGTAAGAGAGCTGCCTTGCGCTATATGGACATTGAAGAGGCTTGAAGAGCTGCATGCTTCAAGATGTCGGAGTTTGGATGGGGAAATTTCTAAAGATATTAAGGATCTTTCGGCATTGAGGGTCTTGAGGCTTGGATACTCTCGAATTCGTGGCCTACCAGATAGCATTTCTAGACTTCCCAATCTGCAAATGCTTGATCTGCTTCATTGTGACAAGCTCCATAGAGTGCCAAAGCTTCCTCCCACTTTAATAAGCCTATCCGTCAGTTCTAAATTGATGGATACAATCCCAAAGATCGGTAGCCTGGTTAAGTTGGGAGAGTTATTCTTGGTTGATGGATCCCAGGAACTGGTGTTACCTGACCAAAGTCAAATTGAGGCAAAAGGACACACTTATTTGGAGCTCGGGAGTTTGTTAGAGCTAAAGATATTGCAGCTATCTATGTTAAAGATCCAACTACTACCTGTTGGGTTGGATCTCCTTCGTAAGCTCACAAAGCTCTCCCTTTGCTGCATTCACTTGAAAAAGCTACCATGGCTTCCTCCAGGTTTATTCACCCTCTCACTTTGCCAGTACAAATCAGGGACAGGATTGCTAAATCTTTCATATTTGGAGCTCCTGTCAGAATTCGAGCTTTTCGACTGTGCAgtaaaaaaagttcaaggcCTTGGGAAGTTCAAATCCTTGCGAGTTTTCAGAATATCTCACTGCAACCTGCAACAACTGGATGAGCTAGAGAAGTTGATATTTTTAGCATCATTGAATGTTTCATACTGTCAAAGTCTTGAGAGACTTCCTGATCTATCAAAACTGAAGAAGCTGAAAGATATTAAAATCAAGGGCTGTCCGAAGATTCGTGATATTAAAAGTTTGGAACACCTGCATTCCTTCAAGAAGCCAACTAGTGCCATAATTGAGACGGAAAGCTCATCCGAG GTTTTGTCACAGGTGGAGTTTAGCAAACCAGCTAATACCAAACATTCTTCCATTCAGGGTGTCAAATGCAAGGATAAAG AAGCAAAATCTTCCGATTCTGTCAAGTCAATAACTGAAACTATGGGCGCTTCTTCTAACTT
- the LOC104439542 gene encoding disease resistance protein RPV1-like isoform X7 codes for MSNIRFLRLDQANLEGNFEWRLSSLRWLHWQGCPRHLLAEKLDLTELVVLDLSWSKVSDKWNGWSEIKKAKKLRVLNLTGCYDMIRTPDLSHYKCLERLNLERCIRLVEIGSSVKILERLVSLNLRSCIELNKLPEELGSLISLEEILIDGTAIQEIPASIGHLQKLRRFSACNCLSLIQLPDSISHVKSPRVLALHGTKITKLPLSGKLEALQHLSINHCRSILKLPLSLGTLASLIELDLSSTAIVELPSTINELYLLRVLKIDFTFVRELPCAIWTLKRLEELHASRCRSLDGEISKDIKDLSALRVLRLGYSRIRGLPDSISRLPNLQMLDLLHCDKLHRVPKLPPTLISLSVSSKLMDTIPKIGSLVKLGELFLVDGSQELVLPDQSQIEAKGHTYLELGSLLELKILQLSMLKIQLLPVGLDLLRKLTKLSLCCIHLKKLPWLPPGLFTLSLCQYKSGTGLLNLSYLELLSEFELFDCAVKKVQGLGKFKSLRVFRISHCNLQQLDELEKLIFLASLNVSYCQSLERLPDLSKLKKLKDIKIKGCPKIRDIKSLEHLHSFKKPTSAIIETESSSEVLSQVEFSKPANTKHSSIQGVKCKDKGSSTTWHRVKAVASKFSCQMISRTKPTHSFPH; via the exons ATGTCGAACATAAGATTCCTTCGATTGGATCAGGCGAACCTCGAAGGAAATTTTGAGTGGCGTCTGTCAAGTTTAAGATGGCTCCATTGGCAGGGTTGTCCTCGGCATCTTCTTGCTGAAAAATTGGATTTGACGGAGTTGGTTGTTCTAGATCTTTCTTGGAGCAAGGTCAGTGACAAATGGAATGGTTGGAGTGAAATCAAG AAAGCcaagaaattgagagttttGAACCTCACCGGCTGTTATGATATGATCAGAACTCCAGACTTATCTCATTACAAATGTTTAGAGagattgaatcttgaaaggtGCATTCGATTGGTTGAAATCGGTTCATCGGTAAAAATTCTGGAGAGGTTGGTTTCACTGAACTTGAGGTCTTGTATTGAACTCAATAAGTTGCCTGAAGAGCTGGGTTCCCTCATATCCTTGGAAGAGATTCTTATAGATGGAACTGCTATTCAAGAAATTCCTGCCTCCATCGGTCATTTGCAAAAGCTTAGAAGATTCAGTGCCTGCAACTGTCTTTCATTGATTCAGCTACCCGATTCAATTAGCCATGTAAAATCGCCGAGAGTCCTTGCACTACATGGTACCAAAATAACTAAACTTCCCCTATCTGGAAAGTTAGAAGCGCTACAACACTTGTCAATAAATCATTGTAGGTCGATATTGAAGTTACCATTGTCCTTGGGGACCTTGGCTTCATTGATCGAACTTGATCTATCAAGCACTGCAATTGTCGAATTACCTAGTACTATCAATGAGTTATACCTTTTAAGAGTGctcaaaattgattttacttTTGTAAGAGAGCTGCCTTGCGCTATATGGACATTGAAGAGGCTTGAAGAGCTGCATGCTTCAAGATGTCGGAGTTTGGATGGGGAAATTTCTAAAGATATTAAGGATCTTTCGGCATTGAGGGTCTTGAGGCTTGGATACTCTCGAATTCGTGGCCTACCAGATAGCATTTCTAGACTTCCCAATCTGCAAATGCTTGATCTGCTTCATTGTGACAAGCTCCATAGAGTGCCAAAGCTTCCTCCCACTTTAATAAGCCTATCCGTCAGTTCTAAATTGATGGATACAATCCCAAAGATCGGTAGCCTGGTTAAGTTGGGAGAGTTATTCTTGGTTGATGGATCCCAGGAACTGGTGTTACCTGACCAAAGTCAAATTGAGGCAAAAGGACACACTTATTTGGAGCTCGGGAGTTTGTTAGAGCTAAAGATATTGCAGCTATCTATGTTAAAGATCCAACTACTACCTGTTGGGTTGGATCTCCTTCGTAAGCTCACAAAGCTCTCCCTTTGCTGCATTCACTTGAAAAAGCTACCATGGCTTCCTCCAGGTTTATTCACCCTCTCACTTTGCCAGTACAAATCAGGGACAGGATTGCTAAATCTTTCATATTTGGAGCTCCTGTCAGAATTCGAGCTTTTCGACTGTGCAgtaaaaaaagttcaaggcCTTGGGAAGTTCAAATCCTTGCGAGTTTTCAGAATATCTCACTGCAACCTGCAACAACTGGATGAGCTAGAGAAGTTGATATTTTTAGCATCATTGAATGTTTCATACTGTCAAAGTCTTGAGAGACTTCCTGATCTATCAAAACTGAAGAAGCTGAAAGATATTAAAATCAAGGGCTGTCCGAAGATTCGTGATATTAAAAGTTTGGAACACCTGCATTCCTTCAAGAAGCCAACTAGTGCCATAATTGAGACGGAAAGCTCATCCGAG GTTTTGTCACAGGTGGAGTTTAGCAAACCAGCTAATACCAAACATTCTTCCATTCAGGGTGTCAAATGCAAGGATAAAG
- the LOC104439542 gene encoding disease resistance protein RPV1-like isoform X5: protein MSNIRFLRLDQANLEGNFEWRLSSLRWLHWQGCPRHLLAEKLDLTELVVLDLSWSKVSDKWNGWSEIKKAKKLRVLNLTGCYDMIRTPDLSHYKCLERLNLERCIRLVEIGSSVKILERLVSLNLRSCIELNKLPEELGSLISLEEILIDGTAIQEIPASIGHLQKLRRFSACNCLSLIQLPDSISHVKSPRVLALHGTKITKLPLSGKLEALQHLSINHCRSILKLPLSLGTLASLIELDLSSTAIVELPSTINELYLLRVLKIDFTFVRELPCAIWTLKRLEELHASRCRSLDGEISKDIKDLSALRVLRLGYSRIRGLPDSISRLPNLQMLDLLHCDKLHRVPKLPPTLISLSVSSKLMDTIPKIGSLVKLGELFLVDGSQELVLPDQSQIEAKGHTYLELGSLLELKILQLSMLKIQLLPVGLDLLRKLTKLSLCCIHLKKLPWLPPGLFTLSLCQYKSGTGLLNLSYLELLSEFELFDCAVKKVQGLGKFKSLRVFRISHCNLQQLDELEKLIFLASLNVSYCQSLERLPDLSKLKKLKDIKIKGCPKIRDIKSLEHLHSFKKPTSAIIETESSSEVLSQVEFSKPANTKHSSIQGVKCKDKGSSTTWHRVKVNYRRLAFYLTPSMNNSVFLSGCCFQIQLSDDFQNQANTLFSTLIKLKC, encoded by the exons ATGTCGAACATAAGATTCCTTCGATTGGATCAGGCGAACCTCGAAGGAAATTTTGAGTGGCGTCTGTCAAGTTTAAGATGGCTCCATTGGCAGGGTTGTCCTCGGCATCTTCTTGCTGAAAAATTGGATTTGACGGAGTTGGTTGTTCTAGATCTTTCTTGGAGCAAGGTCAGTGACAAATGGAATGGTTGGAGTGAAATCAAG AAAGCcaagaaattgagagttttGAACCTCACCGGCTGTTATGATATGATCAGAACTCCAGACTTATCTCATTACAAATGTTTAGAGagattgaatcttgaaaggtGCATTCGATTGGTTGAAATCGGTTCATCGGTAAAAATTCTGGAGAGGTTGGTTTCACTGAACTTGAGGTCTTGTATTGAACTCAATAAGTTGCCTGAAGAGCTGGGTTCCCTCATATCCTTGGAAGAGATTCTTATAGATGGAACTGCTATTCAAGAAATTCCTGCCTCCATCGGTCATTTGCAAAAGCTTAGAAGATTCAGTGCCTGCAACTGTCTTTCATTGATTCAGCTACCCGATTCAATTAGCCATGTAAAATCGCCGAGAGTCCTTGCACTACATGGTACCAAAATAACTAAACTTCCCCTATCTGGAAAGTTAGAAGCGCTACAACACTTGTCAATAAATCATTGTAGGTCGATATTGAAGTTACCATTGTCCTTGGGGACCTTGGCTTCATTGATCGAACTTGATCTATCAAGCACTGCAATTGTCGAATTACCTAGTACTATCAATGAGTTATACCTTTTAAGAGTGctcaaaattgattttacttTTGTAAGAGAGCTGCCTTGCGCTATATGGACATTGAAGAGGCTTGAAGAGCTGCATGCTTCAAGATGTCGGAGTTTGGATGGGGAAATTTCTAAAGATATTAAGGATCTTTCGGCATTGAGGGTCTTGAGGCTTGGATACTCTCGAATTCGTGGCCTACCAGATAGCATTTCTAGACTTCCCAATCTGCAAATGCTTGATCTGCTTCATTGTGACAAGCTCCATAGAGTGCCAAAGCTTCCTCCCACTTTAATAAGCCTATCCGTCAGTTCTAAATTGATGGATACAATCCCAAAGATCGGTAGCCTGGTTAAGTTGGGAGAGTTATTCTTGGTTGATGGATCCCAGGAACTGGTGTTACCTGACCAAAGTCAAATTGAGGCAAAAGGACACACTTATTTGGAGCTCGGGAGTTTGTTAGAGCTAAAGATATTGCAGCTATCTATGTTAAAGATCCAACTACTACCTGTTGGGTTGGATCTCCTTCGTAAGCTCACAAAGCTCTCCCTTTGCTGCATTCACTTGAAAAAGCTACCATGGCTTCCTCCAGGTTTATTCACCCTCTCACTTTGCCAGTACAAATCAGGGACAGGATTGCTAAATCTTTCATATTTGGAGCTCCTGTCAGAATTCGAGCTTTTCGACTGTGCAgtaaaaaaagttcaaggcCTTGGGAAGTTCAAATCCTTGCGAGTTTTCAGAATATCTCACTGCAACCTGCAACAACTGGATGAGCTAGAGAAGTTGATATTTTTAGCATCATTGAATGTTTCATACTGTCAAAGTCTTGAGAGACTTCCTGATCTATCAAAACTGAAGAAGCTGAAAGATATTAAAATCAAGGGCTGTCCGAAGATTCGTGATATTAAAAGTTTGGAACACCTGCATTCCTTCAAGAAGCCAACTAGTGCCATAATTGAGACGGAAAGCTCATCCGAG GTTTTGTCACAGGTGGAGTTTAGCAAACCAGCTAATACCAAACATTCTTCCATTCAGGGTGTCAAATGCAAGGATAAAG